GACCCGGGCACGGTTCGTCGTATCGTGCGCGAGGCAGGTGTGACCGCCGACGATCATGTGCTGGAAGTCGGACCTGGACTCGGTTCACTGACATTGGCGATTTTGGAAACCGGCGCCACGATGACCGCCGTGGAGATCGACCCGCCCGTTGCGGAACGACTGCCCGGCACCATCGCCGAATTCATGCCGGATGCGGTGGATCGTTTCCGCGTGGTCAATCGCGATGCGTTGACCGTGACGCCGGAAAATCTGCCTGATTTCCAAAATGATGATTCGTTTACACTGGTCGCCAATCTGCCATACAACGTGGCCACGCCGATTCTGCTGACCTTGCTGGAACGTTTCGACAATCTCGGCACGTTCCTCGTGATGGTGCAGAAGGAAGTCGCGGACCGACTGAGCGAAAAGCCCGGTTCAAAGATCTACGGCACTCCAAGCGTGAAGCTCGCTTGGTATGGTACCGCGGAACGTGTGGGCATTATCGGGCGCAATGTGTTCTGGCCGGCACCGAATGTGGATTCCGCGCTGGTGCTGTTCAAACGATATGAGGGCGGGCACACGCCTTCGGCCAACAATCCCGACGGTTCCGTAGTGGACCGCGAAAACGTGTTCCGTCTTATCGACGCCGCATTCGGCCAGAGGCGCAAAACCCTGCATGCCGCGTTGAAGAAGATCGTGCCCTCCGAAGCGTTCGAGCAGGCGGGCATCGATCCGACGCGCCGTGGCGAAACGCTTGCCATCGACGAATTCGTGGCATTGGCACGAGCCGTGGGCGAGGTGTCGCAAGCATGAGCGACGCCAACACCGCAATCAACACGGTCAGCGTGGACTGCCCGGCGAAAACGAATCTGACCCTGCACGTAGGCAGGCCACGCAGCGAATGGGGTGGCCGACACGAGCTCGACACCATCTACTGCGCCGTCGGCGTGTACGACACCGTCACCACCAGTCGCAAAAAGCCCGGATCCGGTTTCTCCCTGAATCTTGAAGGTGCCTATCTTGGCGATCTGGCCTCCTCCGGCAGCGACATGCGACGCAACCATGCCGTACTCGCCCTGTTCGCCATGGCCGAAGCGAGCGGCCATGAACCGGATGTGGCGTTGAACATTGAAAAACGCATTCCCGTTGGCGCGGGCATGGCAGGAGGTTCCGCGGATGCGGCCGCCACGATTCTGGCATTGAACACGCTATGGAATCTTGATTGGTCCATTGAACGGTTGCAACAGGTTGCCGCCACATTGGGCGCGGATATGCCGTTCTGCCTGACCGGAGGCTATGCGCGAGGCACCGGCTTCGGCGAGCAGATCGAACAACTCAGCGAAAACAGCGACGCCGTGCTGGAACTGACGGATCAGGGCTTTGCAGGCCGTCTGCTGGTCGGCGCGTATCAGGCGGAACTGCGCACGCCGGAAGTGTATGCCATGTTCGACCAAATCGGCGCCGGCGCAACCGACAACAATCATCTGCAACAGGCGTCGATCTCACTGCATCCACGCAGCGGACAGGCGATCGACGAAGCGTTGCAGGCAGGCGCCAAGCAGGCGTTCGTCTCCGGATCCGGCCCTTCCGTAATCGCATTCGTGCCAACCGACGATGCGGCACGCGCCGTGCAGTCGGCATGGCAACAAAGCCGTTGCGTCGACCGCATCATCGCCACCAAGGCACCGGCCCATCCGATTGTGCATATCATCGCGTAACAGTAAGGTTGAAGTCAACCGATTTTTGGAGAAGGACTCGTACATGACTCAGGCTAACGACGAGCGCGCCGCGCGCAAACAGTACATTCGCCGCCGTCAAAAGGTGGTGTTCACCATCACCGGCACCATTTTGACGATCGCATTGGTGATTTCCCTGCTGTTCTTCTTCCATGTTGGAGGATTGGGCAATGTCAAGTCGGCCGCGGTACAGCCGAATTACGGCCAGCAGGCCCCTTGCGCAGCACAGGAACAGGACGGCAGCAAAGGCAAGTACGTGGAAAACCGCAACATCACCGTGCGCGTGCTCAACGGCACTGAATTCGCCGGCTTCGCGCAAGCCGTCAGCAGCGCGTTGCAGAACCGCGAGTTCAACACCCAGGCAGCCGGCAACTACACCAGCTCCAAAGTGGAACGCACGATGATCATCTTCGGCAAGAACGCCATCAATCAGGCGTACACGGTGAACAGCAACTTCACCGACGCGACGATGGTGATGGACGATCGTGAGGATATGCTGATCGACGTTGTGGTTGGCGCGACTTTCGACAATCTGCAGAATCAGAAGAAGGTGCCGACCGCCGGCAAGGAG
This window of the Bifidobacterium pseudocatenulatum DSM 20438 = JCM 1200 = LMG 10505 genome carries:
- a CDS encoding LytR C-terminal domain-containing protein, which encodes MTQANDERAARKQYIRRRQKVVFTITGTILTIALVISLLFFFHVGGLGNVKSAAVQPNYGQQAPCAAQEQDGSKGKYVENRNITVRVLNGTEFAGFAQAVSSALQNREFNTQAAGNYTSSKVERTMIIFGKNAINQAYTVNSNFTDATMVMDDREDMLIDVVVGATFDNLQNQKKVPTAGKEIDSFEGCVTVDKMTDVQKAPEHDAV
- a CDS encoding 4-(cytidine 5'-diphospho)-2-C-methyl-D-erythritol kinase; translation: MSDANTAINTVSVDCPAKTNLTLHVGRPRSEWGGRHELDTIYCAVGVYDTVTTSRKKPGSGFSLNLEGAYLGDLASSGSDMRRNHAVLALFAMAEASGHEPDVALNIEKRIPVGAGMAGGSADAAATILALNTLWNLDWSIERLQQVAATLGADMPFCLTGGYARGTGFGEQIEQLSENSDAVLELTDQGFAGRLLVGAYQAELRTPEVYAMFDQIGAGATDNNHLQQASISLHPRSGQAIDEALQAGAKQAFVSGSGPSVIAFVPTDDAARAVQSAWQQSRCVDRIIATKAPAHPIVHIIA
- the rsmA gene encoding 16S rRNA (adenine(1518)-N(6)/adenine(1519)-N(6))-dimethyltransferase RsmA; this translates as MTEHANETNATDETAQGRLLGAADIRRIAAEAGISPTKKFGQNFVIDPGTVRRIVREAGVTADDHVLEVGPGLGSLTLAILETGATMTAVEIDPPVAERLPGTIAEFMPDAVDRFRVVNRDALTVTPENLPDFQNDDSFTLVANLPYNVATPILLTLLERFDNLGTFLVMVQKEVADRLSEKPGSKIYGTPSVKLAWYGTAERVGIIGRNVFWPAPNVDSALVLFKRYEGGHTPSANNPDGSVVDRENVFRLIDAAFGQRRKTLHAALKKIVPSEAFEQAGIDPTRRGETLAIDEFVALARAVGEVSQA